The Ralstonia wenshanensis genome includes a region encoding these proteins:
- the feoB gene encoding ferrous iron transport protein B: MQMHASSSSASTPALRVALVGNPNCGKTALFNLLTGSRQKVANYAGVTVERKEGRFTAPSGRHVQILDLPGAYSLIATSPDEAITRDICLGTFRGESRPDLLICVVDATNLRLHLRFVLELQRLGLPMVLALNMVDAAERRGIRIDRAKLEAALGVPVVQTVAIKRNGAADLVAHIDHEKLPAVPVGLPADADPHVEVKRLLDAAVTMPRSTAELDDRLDRIVLHPVLGLMLLAVLMFLMFQAVFSWAQPLMDGIQGAVEAVGVWVGNVMPDGMLKSLLVNGIIAGTGSVLVFLPQILILFLFILSLEESGYLPRAAFLLDRLMAGAGLSGRSFIPLLSSFACAIPGVMATRTIQDPRDRLVTILVAPLMTCSARLPVYALLIGAFIPVRQVWGLFNLQGLVLFGLYMAGIVSALVVAYVLKYLKRDRNEHPLILELPSYRLPSVRNLIVGLVERARIFLRRIGTVILKMMVLLWFLSTFPSPPANATLPAIDYSFAGMIGRALEVVFAPIGFTWQMCIALIPGMAAREVAVGALATVYSLSATHEDAAAQLAPIISQQWSLATALAFLAWYVYAPQCISTLATIRRETNSWKVMAGTAGYLFALAYLAAFATYQIARVLT, encoded by the coding sequence ATGCAGATGCACGCTTCTTCCTCCTCCGCTTCCACCCCCGCATTGCGCGTTGCCCTGGTCGGCAACCCCAACTGCGGCAAGACCGCGCTGTTCAACCTGTTAACAGGCAGCCGCCAGAAGGTTGCCAACTATGCGGGCGTGACGGTCGAGCGCAAGGAGGGCCGCTTTACCGCGCCGTCGGGCCGGCATGTACAGATTCTCGACCTGCCCGGCGCCTACAGCCTGATCGCCACCAGCCCCGACGAAGCCATCACGCGCGATATCTGCCTTGGCACGTTCCGTGGTGAGTCGCGCCCCGATTTGCTGATCTGCGTGGTCGACGCCACCAACCTGCGGCTGCACCTGCGCTTCGTGCTGGAGCTGCAACGCCTGGGCTTGCCGATGGTGCTGGCGCTGAACATGGTCGACGCGGCCGAGCGACGCGGCATCCGCATCGACCGTGCCAAGCTGGAGGCCGCCCTGGGCGTGCCGGTGGTGCAAACCGTGGCCATCAAACGCAACGGCGCGGCCGACCTTGTCGCCCATATCGATCACGAAAAGCTGCCGGCCGTGCCGGTTGGGCTGCCGGCCGACGCCGATCCGCACGTCGAAGTGAAGCGCCTGCTCGATGCCGCCGTGACCATGCCGCGCAGCACGGCCGAGCTGGACGACCGGCTCGACCGCATCGTGCTGCACCCCGTACTGGGCCTGATGCTGCTGGCCGTGCTGATGTTCTTGATGTTCCAGGCGGTGTTCTCGTGGGCGCAGCCGCTCATGGACGGCATCCAGGGCGCCGTGGAAGCCGTGGGCGTGTGGGTCGGCAACGTCATGCCCGACGGCATGCTCAAAAGCCTGTTGGTGAACGGCATCATCGCCGGCACGGGCAGCGTGCTGGTGTTCCTGCCCCAGATCCTGATCCTGTTCCTCTTCATCCTGTCGCTGGAAGAGTCAGGCTATCTGCCACGCGCAGCCTTCCTGCTTGACCGGTTGATGGCGGGCGCGGGGCTGTCGGGACGCTCGTTCATTCCGCTGCTGTCGAGCTTTGCGTGCGCGATTCCCGGCGTGATGGCCACGCGCACGATCCAGGACCCGCGCGACCGGCTGGTGACGATTCTGGTTGCACCGCTGATGACCTGCTCGGCGCGGCTGCCTGTGTATGCGCTGCTGATCGGTGCGTTCATCCCGGTGCGGCAGGTGTGGGGCCTGTTCAATCTGCAGGGGCTGGTGCTGTTCGGGCTGTACATGGCGGGTATCGTGTCGGCTCTTGTCGTCGCTTACGTACTCAAGTACCTGAAGCGCGATCGCAACGAGCACCCGCTCATTCTCGAGTTGCCTTCGTACCGCCTGCCCAGCGTGCGCAACCTGATCGTCGGGCTCGTCGAGCGTGCGCGCATTTTCCTGCGCCGCATCGGTACGGTCATCCTGAAGATGATGGTGCTGCTGTGGTTCCTCTCGACGTTCCCGTCGCCGCCGGCCAACGCCACGCTGCCGGCCATCGATTACAGCTTTGCCGGGATGATCGGCCGTGCGCTTGAGGTCGTGTTCGCGCCGATCGGCTTCACATGGCAGATGTGTATTGCCCTGATTCCCGGCATGGCTGCACGTGAGGTCGCCGTGGGCGCGTTGGCAACGGTGTACTCGCTGTCGGCCACGCATGAAGATGCGGCTGCGCAGCTGGCGCCGATCATCTCGCAGCAATGGTCGCTGGCCACGGCATTGGCCTTCCTGGCTTGGTACGTCTACGCGCCGCAGTGCATCTCGACGCTGGCCACCATCCGCCGCGAGACCAACTCGTGGAAGGTCATGGCGGGCACCGCCGGCTACCTCTTCGCGCTGGCCTACCTGGCCGCTTTCGCTACCTACCAGATCGCACGGGTGCTGACATGA
- a CDS encoding DUF6587 family protein produces the protein MSVYHVVETGVVATVVALSALSLTGRYAPAMRARTAARVAGWCDRPSRPGWMRAFGQRLLTPGESPSCHSDPLSGSACGSGCSGCASGESSSSSAVEQPIHFVRRK, from the coding sequence ATGAGCGTGTATCACGTTGTCGAAACCGGCGTTGTCGCCACGGTCGTGGCGCTGAGCGCGTTGTCGCTGACCGGCCGCTATGCGCCCGCGATGCGCGCCCGCACGGCGGCGCGCGTGGCAGGCTGGTGCGATCGACCGTCGCGGCCGGGCTGGATGCGCGCCTTCGGCCAGCGCCTGCTCACGCCGGGCGAGTCGCCCTCGTGCCACTCCGATCCGCTTTCGGGCAGCGCATGCGGCAGCGGCTGTAGTGGCTGTGCATCGGGTGAATCGTCGTCATCCTCGGCGGTTGAACAGCCGATCCACTTCGTGCGGCGCAAATAA
- the fur gene encoding ferric iron uptake transcriptional regulator, with product MPNSTDLRRAGLKATSPRVKILEILTAGTEHGRHLSAEDVYRQLLTSELDIGISTVYRVLNQLVDAGVLLRHAFEAGHAVYELNEGAHHDHLICLTCGRVEEFHDDAIESRQERVANERGFVLRDHALALYGVCPACQAGAGMSGAIGLNA from the coding sequence ATGCCAAACTCGACCGACCTGCGCCGGGCGGGGCTCAAAGCCACCTCGCCGCGCGTCAAGATCCTGGAAATCCTCACCGCCGGTACGGAACACGGCCGTCACTTGAGCGCAGAAGATGTGTACCGCCAATTGCTCACGTCGGAACTCGACATCGGCATCTCAACGGTCTACCGCGTGCTCAATCAGTTGGTCGATGCCGGCGTGCTGTTGCGTCATGCGTTCGAGGCCGGCCATGCGGTGTATGAGCTGAACGAGGGCGCGCACCACGATCACCTGATCTGCCTGACGTGCGGCCGCGTGGAAGAGTTTCACGACGACGCCATCGAGTCGCGGCAGGAGCGTGTGGCCAACGAGCGCGGCTTTGTGCTGCGCGATCACGCGCTGGCGCTTTACGGCGTATGCCCGGCGTGTCAGGCAGGCGCCGGTATGTCGGGCGCGATTGGGTTGAACGCGTGA
- a CDS encoding alpha/beta fold hydrolase produces MNARTPLTTLALAGVWPQPAFAATASGTSVPYVEAGSGEPMVFVHGSLCDYRYWDPQLAALSKKFRCFAPSLGHYWPETHAFGHGDFSWEAHVVEMAEFIEALGLGPVHLVGHSRGGCVAFHLARQYPHLVKTLTLADPGGPLQAAPQAAAGALPPAVQALRAQAADLIEQGEFDAGLNLFVDSVTMPGFWIKSTQSFRRMALDNALTLPKQLRDPLPAYTPEAAGEIQCRTLLIDGQKSPRMFRNTVDKLHAWIPQAERHTIAGASHGMNIANPGAFNRALSQLAA; encoded by the coding sequence ATGAATGCGCGAACGCCCCTGACGACGCTGGCTCTTGCCGGCGTATGGCCACAACCCGCTTTTGCTGCCACCGCCTCGGGCACCTCGGTGCCCTACGTAGAAGCCGGAAGCGGCGAGCCGATGGTCTTTGTTCACGGGTCGTTGTGCGATTACCGCTATTGGGATCCGCAACTCGCCGCGCTGTCGAAAAAGTTCCGCTGCTTCGCGCCGAGCCTGGGCCACTATTGGCCGGAAACCCACGCATTCGGGCACGGCGATTTCAGCTGGGAAGCGCACGTCGTTGAGATGGCAGAGTTCATCGAGGCGCTCGGGCTGGGCCCGGTGCACCTGGTTGGCCATTCGCGCGGCGGTTGCGTTGCGTTCCATCTGGCGCGGCAGTACCCGCACCTGGTAAAGACGCTCACGCTGGCCGATCCGGGCGGCCCGTTGCAGGCAGCGCCGCAAGCAGCCGCCGGCGCCTTGCCGCCCGCGGTCCAGGCATTGAGAGCACAGGCTGCCGACCTGATCGAACAGGGTGAATTTGACGCAGGCCTGAATCTATTTGTGGACTCGGTCACCATGCCCGGCTTCTGGATCAAGAGCACGCAGAGCTTCCGCAGGATGGCGCTCGACAACGCGCTCACGCTGCCAAAGCAGCTGCGTGATCCGCTACCGGCCTATACGCCTGAGGCGGCCGGCGAAATCCAGTGCCGCACGTTGCTGATCGACGGGCAGAAGAGCCCGCGCATGTTCCGGAACACCGTCGACAAACTCCATGCGTGGATTCCGCAGGCTGAGCGTCATACCATCGCGGGCGCGTCGCATGGCATGAACATCGCCAACCCGGGCGCGTTCAACCGGGCGCTTAGTCAATTGGCTGCCTAG
- a CDS encoding LysR substrate-binding domain-containing protein encodes MKALDVDVLTMIVAVANTGTISRAADLVHRSQSAVSMQIKTLESALGKALFVRKPRSVIPTQDGEVLLAYARRIIALRDEAWAAVVRPDVTGRVVIGVPDDYASSLFPPILKKFSASYPKVEIQVIGLPSVALAPMLRDGTVDLVCATRVKGLTGEFLRHEPMVWAAGPGTTEIWRERPLPIAVFLPGSVAREKAIRSLERAKIAYRTSYESPSLLGLLTMARAGLAITPLARCAVPSDFTLLGSAHGLPEIGTLEIVLARSVTSNRQPCDFLAERIVAELNA; translated from the coding sequence ATGAAAGCCCTGGACGTCGACGTTCTCACCATGATCGTCGCCGTTGCCAACACAGGCACGATCAGCCGGGCGGCAGATCTCGTGCACCGCTCGCAATCGGCTGTGAGCATGCAGATCAAGACGCTGGAATCGGCACTAGGAAAGGCGCTGTTCGTGCGCAAGCCGCGTAGCGTGATACCAACACAAGACGGCGAGGTGCTGCTGGCGTATGCGCGCCGGATCATTGCGCTGCGTGATGAAGCCTGGGCAGCGGTCGTGCGGCCGGACGTGACGGGCCGCGTGGTGATCGGTGTGCCCGACGACTATGCGTCGTCGCTGTTCCCGCCGATTCTCAAGAAATTCTCGGCCAGCTATCCAAAGGTCGAGATCCAGGTCATCGGCTTGCCCAGCGTGGCGTTGGCGCCGATGTTGCGTGATGGCACGGTGGACCTCGTCTGCGCCACGCGCGTCAAAGGGCTGACCGGCGAATTTTTGCGGCACGAACCGATGGTCTGGGCAGCGGGCCCGGGGACCACGGAAATCTGGCGTGAACGGCCATTGCCGATTGCGGTGTTTCTGCCGGGCAGCGTCGCGCGCGAGAAGGCGATCCGCAGTCTCGAGCGCGCAAAGATCGCCTACCGGACTTCGTATGAAAGCCCGAGCCTGCTGGGCTTGCTGACGATGGCCCGAGCGGGCCTCGCCATCACGCCATTGGCGCGATGTGCCGTGCCCTCCGACTTTACGTTGCTCGGATCCGCGCACGGCCTGCCGGAGATCGGTACGTTGGAGATCGTCTTGGCGCGTAGTGTCACTTCCAACCGTCAACCCTGCGATTTCCTGGCCGAGCGAATTGTGGCCGAGCTAAATGCGTGA
- a CDS encoding LysR family transcriptional regulator, whose protein sequence is MIDLVLLRSFVTVVDTGNFTRAAEHLHLTQSTVSQQILRLEQQLDCRLLDRSQRQVLPTEEGDRLLGYARRLLRLANEASEALSPEHTGGVLRLGVPEDLGSGALMPLIASFARERLRLRLEVESGLSHHLLRLYRNGDLDMLLVKQWGTDSDCHARWAEPVCWIDSAERPHTLPLGPSQPALPLVVFPVGALYRQEMLHALESIGQPWRITYSSPSLASLCAAVSAGLGVSLLPASTVQAGHRVVGAADGFPEIGGLELALFARPDLDSAGRALRDRLVDMCSARAQALQSATG, encoded by the coding sequence ATGATTGATCTTGTGTTGCTGCGCAGCTTTGTCACGGTGGTCGATACGGGCAACTTCACACGCGCGGCCGAGCATTTGCACCTGACACAATCGACCGTCAGCCAGCAGATCCTCCGGCTCGAACAGCAGTTGGACTGCCGCCTGCTCGACCGCAGCCAGCGCCAGGTGTTGCCGACGGAAGAGGGCGACCGCCTGCTCGGCTACGCCCGCCGCCTGCTACGCCTGGCCAACGAAGCGAGCGAGGCGCTCAGCCCCGAACACACCGGCGGCGTGCTGCGCCTGGGCGTGCCGGAAGACCTCGGCAGCGGTGCGCTGATGCCGCTCATCGCCAGCTTTGCGCGCGAGCGGCTGCGGCTGCGGCTGGAGGTGGAAAGCGGTCTCTCACACCACCTCCTGCGTCTGTATCGCAATGGCGATCTCGACATGCTGCTCGTCAAGCAATGGGGCACCGATAGCGATTGCCATGCGCGCTGGGCTGAACCGGTTTGCTGGATCGACAGCGCCGAGAGGCCGCACACGCTGCCGCTTGGGCCATCGCAACCTGCGTTGCCGCTGGTGGTGTTTCCGGTGGGCGCGCTGTATCGGCAGGAGATGCTGCATGCGCTGGAATCGATCGGCCAGCCGTGGCGCATCACGTATTCAAGCCCGAGCCTGGCAAGCCTGTGTGCGGCTGTCAGCGCGGGGTTGGGCGTGAGCCTGCTGCCCGCCAGCACCGTGCAGGCCGGACATCGCGTGGTCGGCGCTGCCGATGGTTTTCCGGAGATCGGCGGGCTGGAGCTGGCGCTGTTTGCGCGACCCGACCTCGACAGCGCGGGGCGCGCGTTGCGCGATCGCCTTGTCGACATGTGCTCCGCGCGCGCGCAGGCGCTGCAGTCAGCCACCGGCTGA
- the ahpF gene encoding alkyl hydroperoxide reductase subunit F, producing the protein MLDADVKAQLKAYLERLVQPIELVANVDDSEGSRDMMDLLRDVAEQSSMIVLTEQRDAAERAPSFLIRRTGADVSVRFAAIPTGHEFTSLVLALLQVGGYAPKLEADVIEQIRNIEGDFRFETYMSLTCQNCPDVVQALNVMSVINPRIQHVAIDGALYQGEIEARQIMAVPTVFLNGETFGTGRMGVEEILAKIDTGAAARDAEKLAAKEAFDVLIVGGGPAGAAAAVYAARKGVRTGVVAERFGGQVLDTLGIENFISVQETEGPKFAAALEQHVRQYDVDIMNTQRAVKLTPADKPGGFAEVTLANGAVLKGRSVILSTGARWRNVNVPGEQEYKNKGVAYCPHCDGPLFKGKRVAVIGGGNSGVEAAIDLAGLVSHVTLLEFASELKADAVLVRKLQSLPNATIVTNAQTTEITGDGQKVNGLRYKSRVDGVEHTVALEGVFVQIGLVPNTEWLDGALERNRFGEIVVDARGQTSAEGVFAAGDATTTPYKQIIIATGDGAKAALSAFDHLIRVPLAEAA; encoded by the coding sequence ATGCTGGATGCTGATGTCAAGGCCCAACTGAAGGCCTACCTCGAACGCCTCGTGCAGCCCATTGAGCTGGTCGCCAACGTCGATGACAGCGAGGGCTCCCGCGACATGATGGACCTGCTGCGCGACGTGGCCGAGCAGTCCAGCATGATCGTGCTGACCGAACAACGCGATGCCGCCGAGCGCGCACCGTCGTTCCTGATCCGCCGCACCGGTGCGGATGTGAGCGTGCGTTTTGCCGCCATCCCGACCGGTCACGAGTTCACCTCGCTCGTGCTGGCGCTGCTGCAAGTGGGCGGCTATGCGCCCAAGCTCGAAGCCGACGTCATCGAACAGATTCGCAATATCGAAGGGGATTTCCGCTTCGAGACCTACATGTCGCTCACGTGCCAGAACTGCCCGGACGTGGTCCAGGCGCTGAACGTGATGTCCGTGATCAATCCGCGCATCCAGCACGTCGCCATCGACGGCGCGCTGTATCAGGGCGAAATCGAGGCGCGCCAGATCATGGCCGTGCCGACCGTGTTTCTGAACGGCGAGACCTTCGGCACGGGCCGCATGGGCGTGGAAGAGATCCTCGCCAAGATCGACACTGGCGCCGCTGCGCGTGATGCTGAAAAGCTTGCCGCCAAGGAGGCGTTCGATGTGCTGATCGTGGGTGGTGGCCCGGCTGGTGCCGCTGCTGCCGTGTACGCGGCACGCAAGGGCGTGCGTACCGGCGTGGTGGCCGAGCGTTTTGGCGGCCAGGTGCTCGACACGCTGGGCATCGAAAACTTCATCTCCGTGCAGGAGACCGAAGGGCCGAAGTTTGCCGCCGCGCTTGAGCAGCACGTGCGCCAGTACGACGTCGACATCATGAACACGCAGCGCGCGGTCAAGCTCACGCCGGCAGACAAGCCGGGTGGCTTTGCCGAGGTGACGCTGGCCAACGGCGCGGTGCTCAAGGGTCGCTCGGTCATCCTGTCGACGGGTGCCCGCTGGCGCAACGTCAACGTGCCAGGCGAGCAGGAATACAAGAACAAGGGCGTGGCGTACTGCCCGCACTGCGATGGCCCGCTGTTCAAGGGCAAGCGCGTGGCGGTCATCGGCGGCGGCAACTCGGGTGTAGAAGCGGCCATCGACCTGGCCGGCCTCGTGAGCCACGTCACGCTGTTGGAGTTCGCCAGCGAGCTGAAGGCCGATGCCGTGCTGGTGCGCAAGCTGCAAAGCCTGCCGAATGCGACCATCGTGACCAACGCGCAGACCACCGAGATCACCGGTGACGGCCAGAAGGTCAATGGCCTGCGTTACAAGAGCCGCGTGGATGGCGTCGAGCACACTGTCGCGCTCGAAGGCGTGTTCGTGCAGATCGGCCTGGTGCCCAACACCGAATGGCTGGATGGTGCGCTTGAGCGCAACCGCTTTGGCGAGATCGTTGTAGATGCACGCGGCCAGACCAGCGCGGAAGGCGTGTTCGCCGCAGGCGATGCGACCACGACGCCGTACAAGCAGATCATCATTGCCACCGGCGATGGTGCGAAGGCCGCGCTGTCGGCGTTCGATCATCTGATCCGCGTGCCGCTGGCCGAAGCTGCCTGA
- the ahpC gene encoding alkyl hydroperoxide reductase subunit C yields MSLINTQVQPFKAQAFHNGKFIEVTDESLKGKWSVLIFMPAAFTFNCPTEVEDAADNYAEFQKAGAEVYIVTTDTHFSHKVWHETSPAVGKAQFPLVGDPTHQLTNAFGVHIPEEGLALRGTFVIDPQGVIKTMEVHDNAIARDVKETLRKLKAAQFVANNPGNVCPAKWNEGAKTIKPSLDLVGKI; encoded by the coding sequence ATGTCGCTGATCAATACTCAAGTCCAACCGTTCAAGGCCCAAGCGTTCCACAACGGCAAGTTCATCGAAGTCACGGATGAGTCGCTCAAGGGCAAGTGGTCCGTGCTGATCTTCATGCCGGCCGCATTCACCTTCAACTGCCCGACCGAAGTGGAAGACGCAGCGGACAACTACGCAGAATTCCAGAAGGCTGGCGCCGAGGTCTACATCGTCACGACCGACACGCACTTCTCGCACAAGGTGTGGCACGAAACTTCGCCGGCCGTGGGCAAGGCACAGTTCCCGCTGGTGGGTGACCCGACGCACCAACTGACCAACGCATTCGGCGTGCACATTCCGGAAGAAGGCCTGGCACTGCGCGGCACGTTCGTGATCGACCCGCAAGGCGTGATCAAGACGATGGAAGTGCACGACAATGCTATCGCCCGTGACGTGAAGGAAACCCTGCGCAAGCTCAAGGCTGCCCAGTTCGTCGCCAACAACCCGGGCAACGTGTGCCCGGCCAAGTGGAACGAAGGCGCCAAGACGATCAAGCCGTCGCTGGACCTGGTCGGCAAGATCTAA
- the glgA gene encoding glycogen synthase GlgA, translated as MTLSLNVLFVASEAVPLAKTGGLGDMVGACANALRRAGMKVTVMLPGYPDAITQLQHTRTVCEWTDLPGGRARLLNGRMGAQGIPVLLFDAPALFARPGNPYLDDHGQPYDDNALRFAAFSQAAARVAGGVPGVHRFDIVQAHDWHAGLVPLFVKRAQAPVKTVFTIHNLAFQGNFPMHVVPDIGVPPDAAHEAEFWGQFSFLKAGLLWADRITTVSHAYAREILTETAGCGMQDLLRARQQDLVAILNGIDNDVWNPSKDPLLPQPFVASNLSGKQTAKRVLQQRFGLPEDPKAPLLAVGSRLTHQKMADVALQALPQLLESNPQLQVAVLGCGEHAYETGMAELAARYPRQVAAKIGYTEAYAHLLHAGADILLHGSRFEPCGLTPLYSMRYGTVPVASRVGGLMDTITDHGSPEAALHGATGFLFDGDTADAMVAAVERALRVFAQPQAWRILQYNGMTTDFGWSQPAREYIALYRNLVPAATPMPAVALAQTPVAPDALHTARPDQPVRTPARRRSTALSDEIRAHAVARAASAEKIRA; from the coding sequence ATGACCTTGTCGCTGAACGTTCTCTTTGTCGCTTCTGAAGCTGTGCCGCTGGCCAAGACCGGCGGGCTTGGAGATATGGTCGGGGCCTGCGCGAACGCATTGCGGCGCGCCGGCATGAAAGTGACGGTGATGCTGCCGGGCTATCCCGACGCCATCACGCAGTTGCAGCACACGCGCACCGTGTGCGAATGGACCGACCTGCCGGGCGGCCGCGCCCGCCTGCTGAACGGCCGCATGGGCGCACAGGGCATCCCGGTGCTGCTGTTCGACGCCCCGGCGCTGTTCGCGCGGCCCGGCAATCCTTACCTCGACGACCACGGCCAGCCATATGACGACAACGCGCTGCGCTTTGCAGCGTTCAGCCAGGCCGCTGCGCGCGTTGCCGGCGGCGTGCCCGGGGTGCATCGCTTTGACATCGTGCAGGCGCATGACTGGCATGCAGGGCTGGTGCCGCTGTTCGTCAAGCGTGCGCAGGCGCCGGTGAAGACTGTCTTCACGATCCATAACCTCGCGTTCCAGGGCAATTTCCCGATGCACGTGGTGCCGGACATTGGCGTGCCGCCCGATGCGGCGCACGAAGCCGAGTTCTGGGGCCAGTTCAGCTTCCTGAAGGCCGGCCTGCTTTGGGCCGATCGCATCACCACGGTGAGCCACGCGTATGCGCGCGAAATCCTGACCGAGACAGCAGGCTGCGGCATGCAGGATCTGCTGCGCGCACGCCAGCAAGACCTCGTCGCCATCCTCAACGGCATCGACAACGACGTGTGGAACCCGTCGAAAGACCCGCTGCTGCCGCAGCCGTTTGTTGCTTCCAACCTGAGCGGCAAGCAAACCGCCAAGCGCGTCCTGCAGCAACGCTTCGGCCTGCCGGAAGACCCGAAGGCGCCGCTGCTGGCCGTCGGCAGCCGCCTGACGCATCAGAAGATGGCCGACGTGGCGTTGCAGGCGCTGCCCCAACTGCTGGAATCCAACCCGCAATTGCAGGTGGCCGTGCTCGGCTGCGGTGAACACGCCTATGAGACCGGCATGGCTGAGCTGGCGGCGCGCTATCCCCGCCAAGTGGCCGCGAAGATCGGCTACACCGAGGCCTATGCCCACCTGCTGCATGCCGGCGCCGACATCCTCCTGCACGGTAGCCGCTTCGAGCCGTGCGGCCTGACGCCGCTCTATTCGATGCGCTACGGCACGGTGCCTGTTGCGTCGCGCGTGGGCGGGCTGATGGACACCATCACCGACCACGGCTCGCCGGAAGCGGCGTTGCACGGCGCCACGGGTTTCCTGTTCGACGGCGACACCGCCGACGCCATGGTGGCCGCGGTGGAACGCGCCCTGCGCGTCTTCGCCCAGCCGCAGGCGTGGCGCATCCTGCAATACAACGGCATGACGACCGACTTTGGCTGGTCGCAGCCGGCCCGCGAATACATCGCGCTGTACCGCAACCTCGTGCCGGCCGCCACACCCATGCCCGCCGTGGCGCTTGCGCAGACGCCCGTCGCACCCGACGCGCTGCACACGGCCCGCCCCGATCAACCTGTGCGTACGCCGGCGCGGCGACGCTCGACGGCGCTGTCCGACGAGATCCGAGCGCACGCGGTGGCGCGCGCCGCCAGTGCCGAGAAGATCCGTGCCTGA